Below is a window of Mercenaria mercenaria strain notata unplaced genomic scaffold, MADL_Memer_1 contig_2704, whole genome shotgun sequence DNA.
CTCCTCTGACATTATTTCAAACTCAATATCTGTACATTTTCTATGAAAGAAACGGAAACAACGCTGACAACCAATCCACCCAGAATCATCATCAGTACCATCGCATCTGTAACACTTGTTTGGGTCAATTGGCATGTTATCATCGGAGTCGTCCTGCACGGAGAAATCACTACCTTCGACATCAGAATATACGACCTcggccttttttatttttttaatgatacTTTTCATTTTGGCCAATTTTTCCTTTTCCTCCTCCTTCTGTTTTTTCTTCAGAAGACGCTGCTCGGCCTTAATTTGTTTCTCTTTTTCCCTTTCAAGACGTTTTTGTTCCCTTTGCACTTTGCGCCTTTGCTTTTCAGCCTCCTCTTCCTccttctttctctttttttcactCAGTATTTTACGAAATTCTTCCCCTGTAATTGCTTTTGGCAATATTTCTCTTTTGAAAc
It encodes the following:
- the LOC128552385 gene encoding uncharacterized protein LOC128552385 → ITGEEFRKILSEKKRKKEEEEAEKQRRKVQREQKRLEREKEKQIKAEQRLLKKKQKEEEKEKLAKMKSIIKKIKKAEVVYSDVEGSDFSVQDDSDDNMPIDPNKCYRCDGTDDDSGWIGCQRCFRFFHRKCTDIEFEIMSEEEIQGFPFECLYC